ACAGCTCGCACAAAAATTGGTTATGTCCCACAGATTAACGCTTATGACAAGGAGTTTCCGATCTCTGTTCTCGAGGTGGTTTTGACAGGAACCATCGGCCACCTTCACTGGTGGGGAGGGCGCCTCCAAGGAGATAAAGCGCGGGCAAAAGAGCTCCTGAAAGAAGTGGGACTTAGCGGCCTTGAAAAACGTCCCTTTGGCGCACTTTCCGGAGGGCAAGCGCAAAAAGTTCTCATCGCCAGAGCGCTCATGTGTGACCCTGAAATTCTCCTTTTGGACGAACCGACAGCTAACATCGATCCCCAATCGGAACAAGCCATTTTCGATTATCTAAAAAAGTTCCAAGGAAAAAAAACGATCCTTATCGTCACCCACAACTTCGATGCGATTGTTAAAAATGTGGAACGGGTTCTCTGCTTCCAACATGAGGTTTCCTCGATGAAGCCTCAAGACGTCTGTGAACACTTTGCCATTGGGATGTACCACCGCCATGAATGAACTCCTCGCTTTTTTTACCCATCCCTTTCTGAGAATGGCCCTTTTTGCAGCTCTTAGCTCCTCCGTTGCCGGAGGAATCGTTGGCTCCTACGTCGTCGTCAAGAGAATTGTTTTTATCAGTGGGAGTATCGCCCACTCCGTCCTAGGAGGACTTGGCGCTGCCCTCTACATTAGTCGGGTTTACAACGTCCCCTGGCTCAAGCCGATCCATGGGGCCCTAATCGCCGCCATCCTAGCCGCCTGGCTGATCGGAACGGTCCGCCTCTACTACCGACAAAGAGAAGATACGGTCATCGCCGCCCTTTGGGCCTTCGGAATGTCGATCGGGGTCATCTTTATCTCCCTCACCCCCGGCGCCACCGTCGAAATTTCAAATTATCTTTTTGGAAATATCTTATGGGCCAGCTCGTCTGACCTCTACATGCTCCTTGGCCTTGACC
The nucleotide sequence above comes from Candidatus Neptunochlamydia vexilliferae. Encoded proteins:
- a CDS encoding metal ABC transporter ATP-binding protein, with amino-acid sequence MSVITFKDLFFSYGTVEVLKNVSFEVTQGEYIGIVGPNGGGKTTALKLMMRFLAPSRGKVKVLGKAPETARTKIGYVPQINAYDKEFPISVLEVVLTGTIGHLHWWGGRLQGDKARAKELLKEVGLSGLEKRPFGALSGGQAQKVLIARALMCDPEILLLDEPTANIDPQSEQAIFDYLKKFQGKKTILIVTHNFDAIVKNVERVLCFQHEVSSMKPQDVCEHFAIGMYHRHE
- a CDS encoding metal ABC transporter permease, with the protein product MNELLAFFTHPFLRMALFAALSSSVAGGIVGSYVVVKRIVFISGSIAHSVLGGLGAALYISRVYNVPWLKPIHGALIAAILAAWLIGTVRLYYRQREDTVIAALWAFGMSIGVIFISLTPGATVEISNYLFGNILWASSSDLYMLLGLDLIVLAAVLLLHRRFLAICFDEKQATLQGLNVKRLYILLLTLVALTIVLMIQVVGAILIVAILSLPAAIANTYTHRLSKMMGLAVLIAGASSFLGIVISYALNWPPGATIALTATTVYLLNLLRKNS